Proteins co-encoded in one Streptomyces sp. NBC_01237 genomic window:
- a CDS encoding class I SAM-dependent methyltransferase has product MTVSDRYRTAWEGFWEQSSGEQGEPFWDADPALTARRDVEHLTPYADHCLPVADLGCGNGTQTRFLATRFTPAVGVDLSAAAIAHARRTDPGGAATYEQLNLTDPTQTGALHERLGDTNVYMRAVLHQSDPEDRPAVAAAVAELVGAHGRALILEPTGQAKAVIAAVAAQPGGPSLKLRRVKEHDLHPGEVAEGEIAALLRAAGLTVLGEGTAALAMSETRPDGSPVELPARWFVAGRP; this is encoded by the coding sequence ATGACCGTATCCGACCGCTACCGCACCGCGTGGGAAGGCTTCTGGGAGCAGAGTTCCGGCGAGCAGGGCGAACCCTTCTGGGACGCGGATCCGGCCCTGACAGCGCGGCGTGACGTCGAGCACCTCACCCCGTACGCCGACCACTGCCTGCCGGTCGCCGACCTCGGGTGCGGCAACGGCACCCAGACCCGCTTTCTCGCCACCCGTTTCACCCCCGCCGTCGGCGTCGACCTCTCCGCCGCCGCCATCGCCCACGCCCGCCGGACCGATCCGGGCGGAGCCGCGACGTACGAGCAGCTCAACCTCACCGACCCGACGCAGACCGGCGCGCTGCACGAGCGCCTCGGCGACACCAACGTCTACATGCGGGCCGTACTGCACCAGAGCGACCCCGAGGACCGCCCCGCGGTAGCCGCCGCCGTCGCCGAGTTGGTCGGCGCGCACGGTAGGGCCCTGATCCTGGAGCCGACCGGTCAGGCCAAGGCGGTCATCGCCGCCGTCGCCGCTCAGCCCGGCGGCCCTTCCCTCAAACTGCGCCGTGTCAAGGAACACGACCTGCACCCCGGCGAAGTCGCTGAGGGCGAAATCGCCGCCCTGCTGCGGGCAGCAGGGCTCACCGTCCTCGGCGAGGGCACCGCTGCCCTCGCCATGAGCGAGACCCGCCCGGACGGTTCACCGGTCGAGCTCCCCGCCCGCTGGTTCGTCGCCGGCCGTCCCTGA
- a CDS encoding PRC-barrel domain containing protein encodes MSRVWTYGQDSGYMSRQSLVGFTVEAADGGIGHVDRQQDQPGMQHLVVDTGVWKFGRSVLIPAGAVIAIDTQAQTVKVTPSREEIKAAPRFTIDSETADRDYLSAVGDYYLSLGH; translated from the coding sequence GTGAGCAGAGTGTGGACGTACGGGCAGGACAGCGGCTACATGTCCCGGCAGTCACTGGTGGGCTTCACCGTGGAGGCCGCCGACGGAGGCATCGGGCACGTGGACCGCCAGCAGGACCAGCCCGGCATGCAACACCTGGTCGTCGACACCGGCGTGTGGAAGTTCGGCAGGAGCGTGCTGATCCCGGCCGGTGCCGTCATCGCCATCGACACCCAGGCGCAGACGGTGAAGGTCACACCGTCCCGTGAGGAGATCAAAGCCGCTCCCCGCTTCACTATCGACAGCGAGACGGCCGACCGTGACTACCTCTCCGCGGTCGGCGACTACTACCTCTCCCTTGGCCACTGA
- a CDS encoding sel1 repeat family protein: protein MAGIALFVAAVLSIIGVTTDRDTLTQVSWILWVLGILLLVNGAFRNRRKMSVDELRVAAAAGDPGALRGLAMLAKIQNDFDEAERLLRTAVDNGDVESMWEMGRLVEQRDGLAESEPWFRMAAERGHFGAKRFFRPGSALNRDGSTPLKSPS, encoded by the coding sequence GTGGCCGGCATTGCGCTGTTCGTTGCCGCGGTTCTGAGCATCATCGGTGTGACGACGGACCGGGACACGCTCACCCAGGTGAGCTGGATCCTGTGGGTCTTGGGCATCCTGCTCCTGGTCAACGGGGCCTTCCGAAACAGACGGAAGATGTCTGTCGATGAACTCCGCGTCGCCGCGGCGGCGGGCGATCCGGGTGCGCTGCGCGGCCTGGCGATGCTGGCCAAGATCCAGAACGACTTCGACGAGGCGGAACGTCTGCTGCGAACGGCCGTCGACAACGGTGATGTCGAGTCGATGTGGGAGATGGGCAGGCTCGTCGAGCAGCGCGACGGACTCGCGGAGTCGGAGCCCTGGTTCCGTATGGCCGCCGAGCGCGGCCACTTCGGCGCCAAGCGGTTCTTCCGCCCGGGGAGCGCGCTCAACAGGGACGGCAGCACTCCCCTCAAGAGCCCGTCCTGA
- a CDS encoding family 16 glycoside hydrolase has product MLWRSYRRTSGLLLAVLVVVSTGLVTALLREEGHGTDSVESWQDGMVYGPWQSVFHGYGANTGTVDALTLTPRTAREQDRTHACLVISTTRYGVLDYRARIRTAEQLREPDPNPWEVAWLVWSYDDPEHFYYLALKPNGWELGKRDPEYRGGQRFLATGMPGFPVGDWSEVRIRQRGARMTVAVDGREVADFTDRERPYTSGSMGAYTEDAQAEFRDISASSGS; this is encoded by the coding sequence ATGTTGTGGCGCTCCTACCGCCGGACCAGCGGGCTGCTGCTGGCCGTCCTTGTCGTGGTGAGCACCGGCCTGGTCACGGCACTGCTCCGGGAGGAGGGGCACGGCACCGACTCGGTCGAGTCCTGGCAGGACGGCATGGTGTACGGCCCCTGGCAGTCCGTCTTCCACGGCTACGGCGCCAATACCGGCACGGTGGACGCGCTGACGCTCACTCCGCGCACGGCCCGTGAACAAGACCGTACCCACGCCTGTCTGGTCATCTCCACAACCCGGTACGGCGTGCTGGACTACCGCGCCCGGATACGTACCGCCGAGCAGTTGCGCGAGCCCGACCCCAACCCGTGGGAGGTGGCGTGGCTGGTCTGGTCCTACGACGACCCGGAGCACTTCTACTATCTGGCACTCAAGCCCAATGGCTGGGAACTGGGCAAACGGGACCCCGAATACCGAGGCGGACAGCGGTTCCTCGCCACCGGTATGCCCGGCTTCCCGGTCGGTGACTGGTCAGAGGTACGGATCCGGCAGCGCGGTGCGCGGATGACGGTGGCGGTGGACGGCCGCGAAGTGGCCGATTTCACCGACCGGGAACGGCCGTACACCTCGGGCAGCATGGGTGCCTACACCGAGGACGCCCAGGCGGAGTTCCGGGATATCAGCGCCTCGTCCGGGTCGTGA
- the wecB gene encoding non-hydrolyzing UDP-N-acetylglucosamine 2-epimerase, with the protein MSSSENPLLSPVDNASAPHPAGDAPEHSAAAPGTVRAMLVLGTRPEAIKLAPVSRAMSASPLFQPMVVTTGQHREMLQQMLGLLEVGVKTDLAVMRDRQRLSELTARLIDGLGTVIRTERPDLVVVQGDTTTALCGALAAFYEHIPVAHVEAGLRTGIPDNPFPEELNRRLIGRLANWHFAPTARSAGHLRAEGVPDGQVITTGNTVVDNLLWVLERGAGRSAFRTDGRRVLLTLHRRENQGDRMRSMGAALRRLADRGDVEIVLPLHRSPAVREALLPALEGHPGISVVDPLDYLDFAATLAACDLVMTDSGGLQEEAPSLGKPTLVLRSTTERPEAVEAGAARLVGTDPEEILTAAVRLLDDPEEYRRMSAVANPFGDGHAADRIVARLTRDFGGTPAVIHGQRTPPTDGRHEAPGDDERGAG; encoded by the coding sequence ATGTCCTCATCGGAGAACCCGCTGTTATCACCCGTGGACAACGCGTCCGCGCCGCACCCGGCCGGGGACGCCCCGGAGCACTCCGCCGCTGCCCCCGGCACGGTGCGCGCCATGCTGGTCCTCGGCACCCGCCCGGAGGCAATCAAACTGGCCCCGGTCAGCCGGGCGATGTCCGCCTCCCCGCTCTTCCAGCCGATGGTGGTGACCACCGGCCAGCACCGGGAAATGCTCCAACAGATGCTCGGCCTGCTCGAAGTGGGAGTGAAGACCGACCTGGCGGTGATGCGGGACCGGCAGCGGCTCTCCGAGCTGACCGCCCGTCTGATCGATGGCCTGGGCACGGTCATCCGAACCGAACGGCCGGATCTGGTGGTGGTCCAGGGCGACACCACCACGGCACTCTGCGGCGCTCTCGCCGCCTTCTACGAACACATCCCGGTGGCCCATGTCGAGGCGGGGCTGCGCACCGGTATCCCGGACAATCCCTTCCCCGAGGAGCTGAACCGCCGGCTGATCGGCCGCCTCGCGAACTGGCACTTCGCCCCCACCGCACGGTCCGCCGGCCATCTGCGGGCCGAGGGCGTCCCCGACGGACAGGTGATCACCACCGGCAACACGGTCGTCGACAACCTGCTGTGGGTGCTGGAGCGGGGTGCCGGGCGGAGCGCCTTCCGCACCGATGGGCGACGGGTGCTCCTCACCCTGCACCGCCGGGAGAACCAGGGTGACCGGATGCGCTCCATGGGTGCGGCGCTCCGGCGGCTGGCCGACCGGGGAGACGTGGAGATCGTGCTCCCGCTGCACCGCAGTCCGGCGGTACGGGAGGCACTGCTGCCGGCACTGGAGGGTCACCCCGGGATCTCGGTGGTGGATCCGCTGGACTATCTGGACTTCGCCGCCACTCTCGCCGCCTGCGACCTGGTGATGACCGACTCCGGCGGGCTCCAGGAGGAGGCCCCGAGCCTGGGCAAGCCGACGCTGGTGCTGCGGTCCACCACCGAACGGCCGGAGGCGGTGGAGGCGGGGGCGGCCCGGCTGGTGGGCACCGACCCGGAGGAGATCCTGACCGCCGCAGTGCGGCTGCTGGACGACCCGGAGGAGTACCGGAGGATGTCGGCGGTCGCCAACCCGTTCGGCGACGGACATGCGGCCGACCGCATCGTGGCACGCCTCACCAGGGACTTCGGCGGCACCCCGGCCGTCATTCACGGGCAGAGGACGCCGCCCACCGACGGCAGGCACGAGGCACCGGGCGACGACGAACGCGGGGCGGGATGA
- a CDS encoding glycosyltransferase family 2 protein, giving the protein MIVESLIWASIALIVLAGTYNFSLFLLSRRKVPHRPDKGEQRFYVFLLACLNEEIVLAESLARITALPAEKCVALVIDDASDDRTADIARAADPQRVWLHQRYLPNARRGKGAALNDGVRLLRASPLLQGRNPNDVILCVVDADGRLDGHVIDAVDPFFNDPATGATQIGVRMYNRREGLLARLQDMEFVVYGDVFQSARRFIGSVGMGGNGQFMRLSALDTLGEDPWSDSLTEDLDLGVRLIARGWTNQHCTTAAVSQQAVLEVRRLIRQRSRWFQGHLQSANLTPLILRDVGGRAAMDLIYHLSSPVLILLTSLLPLSFLVALLGTIAGSIRAGRPLVSVMWFLGPYLLSFTSAWIYGFVYRVRERSLTAIQAVLLGHVFIIYGYIWFAAGWMGLWRTVTGKRTWLKTARS; this is encoded by the coding sequence GTGATCGTTGAGTCCCTGATATGGGCCAGCATTGCGTTGATCGTGTTGGCCGGCACCTACAATTTCAGCCTGTTCCTGCTCTCCCGTCGCAAGGTGCCGCACCGACCCGACAAGGGCGAACAAAGATTCTATGTTTTCCTTCTGGCCTGCCTCAATGAGGAGATAGTGCTGGCTGAGAGCCTTGCGCGGATCACCGCTCTGCCGGCCGAGAAATGTGTCGCCCTGGTCATCGACGACGCCTCCGACGACCGAACGGCCGATATCGCGCGGGCCGCCGATCCCCAGCGGGTCTGGCTCCACCAGCGCTATCTGCCGAACGCCCGGCGCGGGAAGGGCGCCGCGCTCAACGACGGCGTACGACTGCTGCGTGCGTCACCGCTTCTCCAGGGCCGGAACCCGAACGATGTGATCCTCTGCGTCGTGGACGCGGACGGCCGGCTGGACGGGCACGTGATCGACGCCGTCGACCCGTTCTTCAACGATCCGGCGACCGGCGCAACCCAGATCGGTGTCCGGATGTACAACCGGCGGGAGGGGCTGCTGGCCCGGCTCCAGGACATGGAGTTCGTCGTCTACGGCGATGTGTTCCAGAGCGCCCGCCGTTTCATCGGCAGCGTGGGCATGGGCGGCAACGGCCAGTTCATGCGCCTGTCCGCGCTCGACACCCTGGGCGAGGATCCGTGGAGCGACAGTCTCACCGAGGATCTGGACCTGGGGGTCCGGCTGATCGCCCGTGGCTGGACCAACCAGCACTGCACCACGGCGGCCGTCTCCCAGCAGGCCGTCCTCGAAGTGCGCCGACTGATCCGCCAGCGGTCACGCTGGTTCCAGGGACATCTCCAGTCGGCCAACCTGACCCCGCTGATACTCCGCGATGTCGGGGGCCGGGCGGCGATGGACCTGATCTACCATCTGTCCAGCCCGGTGCTGATCCTGCTCACCTCGCTCCTGCCCCTCTCGTTCCTGGTCGCGCTCCTCGGCACGATCGCCGGATCGATCAGGGCGGGCCGTCCGCTGGTCTCCGTCATGTGGTTCCTCGGCCCGTATCTGCTCTCGTTCACCTCGGCCTGGATCTACGGCTTCGTGTACCGGGTGCGCGAGCGGTCGCTCACCGCGATCCAGGCGGTACTGCTCGGGCATGTCTTCATCATCTATGGCTACATCTGGTTCGCCGCCGGCTGGATGGGGCTCTGGCGGACCGTCACCGGTAAGCGAACCTGGCTGAAGACAGCCCGCAGCTGA
- a CDS encoding polysaccharide deacetylase family protein produces the protein MRQPRSRPQPAWLALIALAVAALLGGSLLAPAAVAGGRGDGDHHSVTQESPIGVQAKDLKGWAAAQRSGDAERRAEKGTKKRAGKLLPRLTRAIGPKARNAPAAPEPGQAKTLVLYDNAGPFGHLGELYAMGVANLGGRFGTVTAKPVQNYVSGELETFDATVYVGSTYYGDDIPDAVPQDLYLDILLSERPVIWMGENIWNMANSISLQEFEYKYGWDPTSSFYETGGSVGDITKVQYRGQTLTRKIPAGQDAGVLHPVISTSTDAPPVTELATAVDTAGATETAFPWAIRSANLTYLGEIPFTFVSETDRIIAFQDLLFDALAPATAEQHRALVRLEDISPMSNATQLRSIADYLKSQNIQYGINVIPVYTDPKGVQNNGVARTVRLAQRPALVNTLKYMLANGAVLMDHGYTHQYGNLDNPYNGLSASDFEFFKAHVDANDFVVYDGPVAEDSTTWAQGRITSALNEFAAVGLPKPKLWTTPHYAASATDYKVFAQNFDARLERSLYFAGTLTGAPVDSTRYLGQFFPYPVTDVYGTKVLPENIGSYEPLASNNNPPRLAEDLIKSAKANLAVRDGFASFYYHPTHPVAPLKEIVDGFTALGYTFVNPESLL, from the coding sequence ATGAGACAACCCAGGAGTAGACCACAGCCGGCCTGGCTGGCTTTGATCGCCCTGGCCGTCGCCGCTCTGCTGGGGGGCAGCCTGCTGGCACCGGCGGCCGTCGCCGGCGGCCGGGGGGACGGCGACCACCATTCGGTGACTCAGGAATCGCCCATCGGCGTTCAGGCCAAGGACCTGAAGGGCTGGGCCGCGGCACAGCGGTCCGGTGACGCCGAGCGGCGGGCGGAGAAGGGCACGAAGAAGCGCGCGGGCAAACTGCTACCGCGGCTGACCAGGGCCATCGGGCCGAAGGCGCGCAACGCACCGGCCGCTCCCGAGCCCGGCCAGGCAAAGACGCTGGTCCTGTACGACAACGCGGGCCCGTTCGGACACCTCGGCGAGCTGTACGCGATGGGCGTGGCCAACCTCGGAGGCCGGTTCGGCACCGTGACCGCCAAGCCGGTCCAGAACTACGTATCGGGTGAGCTGGAGACCTTCGACGCCACCGTCTACGTGGGCTCCACCTACTACGGCGACGACATACCGGACGCGGTGCCGCAGGATCTCTATCTGGACATCCTGCTCTCCGAGCGGCCGGTGATCTGGATGGGCGAGAACATCTGGAACATGGCCAACTCGATCAGCCTGCAGGAGTTCGAGTACAAGTACGGCTGGGACCCGACGTCCTCGTTCTACGAAACCGGCGGCAGCGTAGGCGACATCACCAAGGTCCAGTACAGGGGCCAGACACTGACCCGGAAGATCCCGGCCGGGCAGGACGCGGGCGTGCTCCACCCCGTCATCAGTACCAGCACGGACGCCCCGCCGGTGACCGAGCTCGCCACGGCGGTGGACACCGCGGGTGCCACCGAGACGGCCTTCCCGTGGGCGATCCGCTCGGCCAACCTGACCTACCTCGGCGAGATCCCCTTCACCTTCGTCTCGGAGACCGACCGGATCATCGCCTTCCAGGACCTGCTCTTCGACGCGCTGGCACCGGCGACGGCCGAGCAGCACCGTGCCCTGGTGCGCCTGGAGGACATCTCCCCGATGTCCAACGCGACCCAGCTCCGTTCGATCGCCGACTATCTGAAGTCGCAGAACATCCAGTACGGCATCAATGTCATCCCGGTGTACACCGACCCCAAGGGCGTGCAGAACAACGGTGTGGCGCGCACGGTGCGGCTCGCGCAGCGGCCCGCGCTGGTGAACACGCTGAAGTACATGCTCGCCAACGGGGCCGTGCTGATGGACCACGGCTACACCCATCAGTACGGCAACCTGGACAACCCGTACAACGGACTCAGCGCCAGTGACTTCGAGTTCTTCAAGGCCCATGTGGACGCCAACGACTTCGTGGTCTACGACGGGCCGGTGGCGGAGGACTCCACCACCTGGGCACAGGGCCGGATCACCTCCGCCCTCAACGAGTTCGCCGCGGTCGGCCTGCCCAAGCCCAAGCTGTGGACCACCCCGCACTACGCGGCCTCGGCCACCGACTACAAGGTGTTCGCGCAGAACTTCGACGCACGGCTGGAGCGTTCGCTGTACTTCGCCGGGACGCTGACCGGCGCGCCGGTCGACAGCACCCGCTACCTGGGCCAGTTCTTCCCGTACCCGGTCACCGATGTCTACGGCACCAAGGTGCTCCCGGAGAACATCGGCAGCTATGAGCCGCTGGCCTCCAACAACAACCCGCCCCGGCTGGCCGAGGACCTGATCAAGAGCGCCAAGGCCAACCTGGCGGTACGGGACGGCTTCGCCAGTTTCTACTACCACCCGACCCACCCGGTGGCTCCGTTGAAGGAGATCGTGGACGGCTTCACGGCACTCGGCTACACCTTCGTCAACCCCGAGAGTCTGCTCTGA
- a CDS encoding glycoside hydrolase family 113: MRTPRRTTVVATAAALAILSGCTTGGGDGPRPPRSGDRIRGITLPAWDVDDYGRPEARRYLRQIARTGARWVVFTPTWYQDGTDRSAMHTTVETASDRSLRRIIALAHEAGLKVLLKPHVDLTDGGDRAAIRPADPDAWFTAYQRFITHYAALAAESEVAQFAVGTELAGTSGDRPRWTRVIKAVREVYRGTLTYAANYDEYHRIPFWTSLDLIGIDAYWPLAESATADPARLAKGWKPIVTELTAFAARHQRRILFTEAGYTSQHGTAAEPYSWTISEHAGAEEQSAAYQALLTAFDGKDWWAGVCWWMWDDWPESGETARELAYTPRGKPAEKVLRRWWRK; this comes from the coding sequence ATGCGAACACCGCGGCGGACGACGGTGGTGGCGACGGCCGCCGCCCTCGCGATACTGAGCGGATGCACGACCGGCGGCGGGGACGGCCCGCGCCCCCCGCGCTCCGGTGACCGGATACGCGGAATCACCCTGCCCGCGTGGGACGTCGACGACTACGGCCGGCCGGAGGCCCGGCGCTATCTGCGGCAGATCGCCCGCACCGGCGCCCGATGGGTGGTCTTCACCCCGACCTGGTACCAGGACGGGACGGACCGGTCCGCCATGCACACCACCGTGGAGACGGCGAGCGACCGCAGTCTGCGCCGGATCATCGCCCTGGCCCACGAGGCTGGACTGAAGGTGCTGCTCAAACCGCATGTGGATCTGACCGACGGCGGGGACCGCGCGGCGATCCGCCCGGCGGACCCGGATGCGTGGTTCACCGCGTACCAGCGGTTCATCACCCATTACGCCGCGCTGGCGGCGGAATCGGAGGTGGCGCAGTTCGCCGTCGGCACCGAATTGGCCGGCACCTCCGGCGACCGGCCCCGCTGGACCCGGGTGATCAAGGCGGTGCGCGAGGTCTACCGGGGCACCCTGACCTACGCCGCCAACTACGACGAGTACCACCGGATCCCGTTCTGGACCTCGCTCGACCTGATCGGCATCGACGCGTACTGGCCACTGGCCGAATCCGCCACGGCCGATCCCGCGCGGCTGGCCAAGGGCTGGAAACCGATCGTCACCGAACTCACCGCGTTCGCGGCCCGGCACCAGCGCCGCATCCTCTTCACCGAGGCGGGCTATACGAGCCAGCACGGCACCGCCGCGGAACCGTACTCCTGGACGATCAGCGAACACGCCGGGGCGGAGGAACAGTCGGCGGCCTATCAGGCTCTGCTCACCGCCTTCGACGGCAAGGACTGGTGGGCCGGGGTCTGCTGGTGGATGTGGGACGACTGGCCGGAAAGCGGGGAGACCGCGCGGGAGCTCGCGTACACACCTCGTGGGAAACCGGCGGAGAAGGTGCTGCGACGGTGGTGGCGGAAGTGA
- a CDS encoding GNAT family N-acetyltransferase has translation MTVEIAEFSDAHRDGLYALFTAEEYRDQAERLKLDQHLYEKRYVAVRGEEVLGFTEGTFLDFSEDESGSYPAPRARVLTLLVSSAARRERIGSGLLSRFAADARDAGLDAVVLYPDPHDPAGRLAFFKRCGLEKLSAGEMLGARLRTVLANAQ, from the coding sequence ATGACCGTAGAAATCGCCGAATTCAGCGACGCCCACCGCGATGGGCTGTACGCCCTGTTCACCGCTGAGGAGTATCGGGACCAGGCGGAGAGGCTGAAGCTGGATCAGCACCTGTACGAGAAGCGTTACGTGGCGGTGCGAGGTGAAGAAGTTCTCGGCTTCACGGAGGGAACGTTCCTCGACTTCAGCGAGGACGAATCGGGCAGCTACCCGGCGCCGCGGGCACGGGTCCTGACACTATTGGTCTCCTCGGCCGCACGGCGCGAGCGGATAGGCAGTGGCTTGCTCAGCCGGTTTGCCGCTGACGCACGTGATGCCGGCCTCGACGCCGTCGTGCTGTACCCCGACCCGCATGACCCGGCCGGCAGGCTCGCGTTCTTCAAGAGATGCGGTCTTGAGAAACTGTCGGCCGGCGAGATGCTGGGGGCCCGTCTCCGAACCGTGCTTGCGAACGCTCAGTAG
- a CDS encoding DUF2199 domain-containing protein: MTSDLGFLCSYCGAHHPELPMNYTAEAPAVWDPAFADADDCLLSSDQCVIRAQHYFVKGLIEIPVVGSDEVFSWTVWVSLSRENFSRAADLWDTTGREAEEPYFGWLTTDLSAYTPTTLNLKTHVHTRPVGERPLVELEPTDHPIAVEQRTGITRDRVREIAATVLHPSRYRNQP, translated from the coding sequence ATGACCAGCGATCTCGGATTCCTCTGCTCGTACTGTGGGGCGCACCACCCTGAGCTCCCCATGAACTACACGGCCGAGGCCCCGGCCGTGTGGGATCCGGCCTTCGCTGACGCGGACGACTGCCTGCTCTCATCCGACCAGTGCGTGATCCGGGCACAGCACTACTTCGTCAAGGGTCTGATCGAGATACCGGTCGTCGGCAGCGACGAGGTGTTTTCCTGGACTGTGTGGGTCTCGCTCAGTCGTGAGAACTTCTCCCGCGCGGCGGACTTGTGGGACACCACCGGACGAGAAGCGGAGGAGCCCTACTTCGGCTGGCTCACTACTGACCTCTCGGCCTACACGCCCACGACTCTCAACTTGAAGACCCACGTCCACACCCGCCCGGTCGGCGAGCGCCCCCTCGTCGAACTCGAACCCACCGACCACCCCATCGCCGTCGAACAACGCACGGGAATCACCCGGGACCGCGTAAGGGAGATTGCCGCGACGGTGCTTCACCCCTCCCGGTACAGGAACCAGCCGTGA
- a CDS encoding S41 family peptidase yields MTTPTKLPSAPVIDETARLLIEHYVFPEIAEQLAGLLQRRLGEGAYDVDDAEDLARLVTADLQSVNSDRHLRLKHHADPVSPKQGAATRDAMRRDFDTSLGGAPRVQLLDGGVAVVELAPMLFPLEWAAEPLSAALTLASRAQALIVDLRGNRGGDPDTVAFVCSYLLDERTHLNTMYWRGGERSEQSWSLPHVPGARFGGSKPLYVLSSDSTFSAAEELAYDLQQLGRAIVVGERTRGGAHPCKGWTVHPHLEATIPFGRAINPVSHTNWEGTGVQPDISCAAADSLDHAHALALARLAG; encoded by the coding sequence ATGACGACTCCCACAAAGCTTCCGTCGGCCCCTGTCATCGACGAGACAGCCCGGCTCCTGATCGAGCACTACGTCTTCCCCGAGATAGCCGAACAGCTCGCCGGCCTGTTGCAACGACGCCTCGGCGAGGGCGCCTACGACGTCGATGACGCCGAGGACCTCGCCCGGCTGGTCACCGCGGACCTGCAGTCCGTCAACAGCGACCGACACCTGAGACTCAAGCATCACGCCGACCCGGTGTCCCCGAAACAGGGGGCGGCCACCCGGGACGCCATGCGCCGGGACTTCGACACCTCACTGGGCGGTGCGCCCCGGGTGCAGTTGCTCGACGGAGGGGTCGCCGTGGTGGAGCTGGCACCGATGCTGTTTCCGCTGGAGTGGGCCGCCGAACCGTTGAGCGCCGCGCTCACCCTTGCCTCCCGCGCCCAGGCGCTGATCGTGGACCTTCGAGGCAACCGGGGCGGCGACCCGGACACGGTCGCCTTTGTCTGCAGCTACCTACTGGACGAGCGCACGCATCTCAACACCATGTACTGGCGCGGCGGCGAGCGCAGTGAGCAGTCCTGGAGCCTGCCGCACGTCCCTGGAGCGCGCTTCGGCGGTAGCAAGCCGTTGTATGTGCTGTCCAGTGACAGCACCTTCTCTGCGGCCGAAGAACTTGCGTACGACCTTCAGCAGCTCGGCCGTGCCATAGTCGTCGGCGAGCGCACCCGCGGCGGCGCACACCCGTGCAAGGGCTGGACCGTGCACCCACACCTGGAAGCCACCATCCCCTTTGGCCGCGCCATCAACCCCGTCTCCCACACGAACTGGGAGGGCACCGGTGTACAGCCGGACATCTCCTGCGCTGCTGCTGATTCCCTCGACCACGCGCACGCCCTGGCCCTCGCCCGACTGGCAGGCTGA
- a CDS encoding ArsR/SmtB family transcription factor, translating to MRDQSSYPPPPEDVLEIGAPEQFAALAHPLRQRLLFALGHRPATTSQLAEQLDAKKGNVAHHLKVLREAGLIHVAETRQVRGGTEQYYQRTARHMVVAEPRAAGTAAMLAAVAQELDLSPAETHLTLRHLRLGPAKAKELGEALTKLVDEAEESTEDQPVHGVLVALYQQALPTSTTSSPQRHRPHETTPRSHKMSSRTH from the coding sequence ATGCGTGATCAGTCTTCCTATCCGCCGCCTCCTGAGGATGTTCTGGAGATCGGTGCGCCTGAGCAGTTCGCGGCGCTCGCTCACCCGTTGCGTCAGCGGTTGCTCTTCGCCCTGGGCCACCGGCCCGCCACCACCAGCCAGCTCGCGGAACAGCTCGACGCGAAGAAGGGCAACGTGGCCCACCACCTCAAAGTGCTCCGCGAAGCCGGGCTGATCCATGTCGCCGAGACCCGCCAGGTCCGCGGCGGCACCGAGCAGTACTACCAACGCACGGCCCGTCACATGGTCGTCGCCGAACCCCGAGCGGCAGGCACCGCCGCGATGCTCGCCGCAGTGGCCCAGGAGCTGGACCTCTCTCCCGCCGAGACCCATCTGACACTGCGCCACCTGCGTCTCGGCCCTGCGAAGGCAAAGGAACTCGGCGAGGCCCTCACCAAACTGGTCGATGAAGCCGAGGAGAGTACAGAGGACCAGCCTGTGCACGGTGTGTTGGTGGCGCTCTATCAACAGGCTCTGCCGACCAGCACCACCAGTTCCCCCCAGAGGCACCGACCTCACGAGACGACACCTCGCTCGCACAAGATGAGCAGTCGCACCCATTGA